A stretch of DNA from Lates calcarifer isolate ASB-BC8 unplaced genomic scaffold, TLL_Latcal_v3 _unitig_4552_quiver_960, whole genome shotgun sequence:
GACAATaaccctcttcttcttcttcttcttcttcttcttcttcttcttcttcttcttcttcttcttcttcttcttcttcacagatACTTTTGATGAAAGTCTTCAGTGGAAGCAGTCTGACCTGTCATCCAGCAGAGTATCAGATAGGGAATGAATGCTGTCCCATGTGTCCACCTGGTAAGATCCAGCTGAATGTTAAAGGGACATTTCACTGTGGTAGTTACAGATGGAGTCTGTGTTGTGCTTCCAGGTGTCAAACATACTTCatgagctgtttctgttcacaAGTGAAATGTATCAGTGAAGCACCTGAATCTGACTGGACTTTAATTCCAACAGTAAAAGAACAGGCTGGAATGTTTTAAACTTTGTCTTCATGTGGTGAGAGTGAGAAGAATGAAACTGTAGTAGACAGCAGTGTATGTCACCTCGACCCTCAACATTATACATTGTCATTCAATAGAAACATAATGCatgaaattaaactgttgattttcttttcaacaggaAGTCGTGTTAAAACAGATTGCACAGAGTTCAGAAGTAGGTCCTGTCTGCCCTGCTTAGAGGGAACCTACATGAATCATCCTGCTGGACTTAAAAACTGTTTTCCCTGCACAAACTGTAACACAGGTAGATCTCTGTTCATATTTTCTAATTATTCATAGAAACTTAAATCCACATTTATGCATTGATGCAGATGTTTTCCCATGTATTCATAGACTGGAGAAACTATTCACTATCAGATTTCCTAAAGATGTCAGAAAAAGAGAATAGAAGTTCTGCATCTCTATATGTAACCTCTATATGTGTTAACAGGTTCTGGTCTGAAGATAAAGACTTCATGTACATCAACATCAGATACAGTTTGTGAACCACTGGAAGGATTCTACTGTATAGACGTCAAAGACAAATGCTGTatggcagcacagagacacaaacactgtgaaccAGGACAATACATCAGTAAAAAAGGTTGGTCTTCTTGTTCTGACTTTAACATTAGACTGTAGGTTTAGATTGAAGGTTTTAAGAGTATAAAAAACTTTAAAGGTTTCAGTGTagagtaaaagtaaaaccacTGAAGCTGattagaggaaaagaaatggaTCATTGCTTCCTGTCCATTTGTCTGACCTGTGCTCACTTTCTCAATGCCCCTTGCTAACAGTTTAGCACGTACACACCTGCTCTTTTTGCCCTGTCAAGGTAATAAAGTTAATTACTGATATGACAGAGAATGTGACTCCTGAAGTTGAGGTGATTTGATCTGTTGGAGTTGTTGGAACTACAGAGACTCAGTccaacaggttttattttggcctgtcattatgtttgttattttaacttGCAAAAGTGACAGCACCAGCTCAAAATCATTAATTAACTTATCTTTGCTAATCATAATTAGCATTGGAGTGAAATGAATCTGTATGGTACCAGCCCAGGTGTCAGGACAGAATCACTCATGCTGCCAAATCATCTGTCAAACTCACACATGCAGTgaaaagctgcagagctgcaacatGATCAGTTTTACTTTAGCTGATGATGAtccattaaaatgtgtctggATCAGCATAAACATTTTAGATAAATTTAAATATCCTGTGctgaaatatttgcataaatTACTGCAGCTAATACCATTTAGATAACTTCAGTGTTAAACAGTAGAAGGTTTGTTTATGAAGCTGATGTGATTTCTCctttacactgaataaaaatctCCTCTTTATCTGCACCTGTGagaaaagagctgcaggagaaCATTTCATCAAACTCTAATTATTAAAGAATCAGCAATCAATTTGtaaactgaaaccagagaaatgtttctgaatgtttagATTGTCtagtttttaataataataataataataataaaatagttTTTGGAAATTGGAAATCAGACAGGTCTGATGACATGTAATGATGTCATATAACACATTTCATAATATATGTTCATTAGTAACTACTGTCAACAtgtatataatgtgtgtttgtacaggaaCAGCCTCCACAGACACTGAGTGCTCTGACTGCACTGATGGAACATTTTCAGATGGGACATTTACATCTtgtcagccacacacacagtaagtgaaacttcacatcagacacacacacctggtttCTTACTGCAGTCAATTTGTAGCATCTATACATTTTCCTGTAAAAATGTCCCTCTGTCATTCCAGATGTGAATCAATAAACCTTCAGCTGATCAGACCAGGAACTGCTACAACTGATGCTCAATGTGGAGAACACAGTTCAAACATGACAGTGACTGTGATCAGCGTTGTAGTGTCTTTGTTATTAATAGCAGCTGTAGTCATAttcataaagaaaaaatgtctaaCAGGTAAGATCTGTGTGTAGTCAGATGAAATGTGatcatggtttaatgtttgataaaacTTTCTGTCAAGTCATGATGTTGTTGATCAAGatgtttttcattggttttgtttttaggCCTTTTCAGCAAAAAGAGTGAGAACAGTCCCCCAGAGGTATGTTTGTTATTCTCTTTTTcaaactgtatgtatgtgtacacTGTGGTAGATGACAATACTTGGTTAATCTTAAGTAATtcagttaatttatttatttgtttatatttcacCAAAAAGGTTCACCAACCTGAAGAAGCAAGAGAAATGGCTgaacatcaacagcagcagaggtgatGACAGTGACCAGCAGCAGATGAGACAGCAGTGAATTCTTCCTTGAAACTTGACTGAGCTGACGTCACTCTGTGAAGTCTTTACAAATGTACAACAAGTTTCTGATTCACTAGAGTGAACACTGTTCATCTCACACAGGTGTTACAGCAGAGACTAAAGGAAGATGGAATGTGGATCTTGTTGACTCGAGCTACATGAAGCTCCTgctgacagtgagtgtgtgtgtgaacacagacTTTACTGATCTTTGCTGCTGGTCAGAGATGGATTCATCCAGAGGGAGCTCCGAGTAGAGCTGCTCATCTTTCACATTGAAAGGaaccagttgaggtggttcagacATCTGATCAGGACGACTCTCTGCTGCCTTCCTTTGGAGATTTTCCAGCCACGTCCAACTGGTAGGAGACCCCGAGGTAGACCCAGAACTTTCTGGATGGATTACAGATCCCATCAGGCCTGGGAACGtctcaggaggagctgggaaacCTTGCTGGGGTGAGGGACGTCTGATAAACCCTGCCTAACCTGTGGCACTGCTACCTGACCCCAGATCAGCagaagaggatgaggacagTGTCCTTTACTGCAGCATGATGGGACATCACTGCCATCAGAGGACCAGTGAGGAACATTATAATAATCCTTCACAATGGAGATTTCATTTGATGACATCATAGAGCTTCATCAGGttcatgaaaagacaaagacttCTATCAGTCTGATGAAGCTCtgagcaaaacacacagctgatgtcaGTGCTATCaaagaacatttgtttttatgggCTGAGTGTGTTGAATGTACTgaatgtgctttatttttcatgttgcagtttcttgttcctccagctctgctcatGCTGTGAATgaagctttttctctttttaactaagtaatatactgtatgtttctttactgtgtgtCCTTCTGTAAACTCCATGTacagttttatataaacaagtgtatttttatatcatattttacTATAAAAGTGAGACAGTCTTTAGTCAAGAATCAGGTCAGTTGGCTCTAATTAAATCTCAGTTCTTTTCTGAGCCTGGTACTGACCTTAAACCTGTCATGTctctttaaagacagaggacagagaataACAGGTTGTTATTTTAGTGTAAACTAATAAAAGCCCACATACAGAGCTTTCAGAAAGTTATTCACTAAAAGATCcttcatcaatctacactcGATACCTCATAATGATAAAGTATAAACAGACTTattgaatttttcatttatttatttatttattttataaatctaaaatcaaaaaactgaaataccaCATTGAAATAAGTCATGAGGTTGgtggaactgtctgcagagcttaGAGAAAGGATTGTGTTGAGgtacagatctggggaaggctacaaaaaGATTGTACTGTATTGAAGATTCACAAGAGCATGGTGAGGAGCAAATGGAGCAACTGGGGAGAAGGGCCTTGTTtacagaggtgaccaagaacctgatggtctctctggctgagctccagaaaTCCCAAGCCCAAAGTGCCACGAAGGTACGAAATGGTGTTACGTAAAGAAGTGAAAACGAAACTATAGCCtccattttgtctctttttttttttaagatgacTGCATGTTTGAAATTCATTAAATGCTTCGGGGAAGAGAACCTGTGAAAAGTGTATCTGACGAGTTATTGTCGGTTGGGGTATAATGTCCAAATGAAAGTAATATTGAAGGTATTAAACCATTTTTGCACCCAAATTATATCAgtcatattttttcttcaaacacaaTTGCAGAGTGTTAGATGGAAAAGGCACATTGAATTGTCTTATTCctcactaaaaacacaaaaataaattaatgatatgaaatgtaaatcatcaatcaataaatctcatttatcattttcagtttcttatgAGTTTGTCAAAGATTACATTCAATAAGCAGGTCTGTGCACTGATTCTGTTGGATTGAATAAAACAGTTCACTGAGAAACTAcagatttattcttttttatacATTAAGAACACACTGGGCAAACCTGTACAGGTTATATTTTCCAGCGATCTGATTGGTCGATGGTCAGACTGTTtacaggttttgatctgatcctctggagAGATCTGTACATTAtaggttaccatggtgatctacttcagttaaaactgaatcagttcacTGTATCTTATAGTGTTAACTTAGAATAATTATTAAggacacaaataaaaagaaaatcaaatcttGAGAACAAAGACATAGACATGGATGAGACTGAAATTCTGTAACAAAGAACTAaagcatctctctcttctcttttccaaCAGCTGCTCAGAAACCCAAGTAAAGGTCAAAGAAGGAGGCCTGACTAATGATGTTGTCTGCAGTAGTGCATGGAGAAATCATTACTTTATGTTTCTAcctcttatttgttttttgtcagtaacAGTTGTTGGGCTTGTGACTAGAGGTTAGTGTTTTCTTTGCATCTGATTTATCTAATGTCTGATTttacataactttttttttctcccacttaCTCTAACTGTTCATCCTAATATTTCCctatcttttattttccaggcAGGAGAATAACAGCTGGTAAGGTATAACCTCTCCATTTGTTTCTTATAAATGCTCAGTTTATAAGTTAATATGAGAAACACTGATCTCAGGGTGGAATACAGTGTCACATCTACAGTGGACCCTTGTGTAAGGCTCCATCTTTtgcctctgcagtgtgttgacTTTGTTACACATGTAATAACAAAGCTAAATGTAACACTAAATATAACATGTTTCAACCTCTCAGCTAAAGTACTTTTAGAAATACTGTGTTGAGGCAATTAACCAcaaatgttactgtgaactCTTTAGGTTTCTCAGTAAAGCTTACCACTGCCTTCactttaaagttatttttgtattttattatgatgttatttttatagGTGTCATCTCATTATTTCCAAGCTAATTTTATacattgtttttctgcatgttgtttgttttcaaggCACAGTACAGCTCTGTCATTGTGTGCATCTGAAACCCACATTTAGCATCTTGCTTGAAATGATCATGGTCGTTGCtcttggttttttgtttgtttgtttttgttttttgttactttttgttttcatgtgttttgagAGGCAgctatttgtatttgtttttatttgctaaaGTTTTCCTTCTGTGAATTactaataaaaacaagtaactggattttctaaaataatgtgtatgtgtgtgtaatgattATGGAGGAGAGCAGATGTGGATGATTTCCACTTTCAGTGTTACTTTGAAGCTGACCTGGGACCAGTTTGATGACTGAGTTAAAGTTACTGTCAGCCGCAGGGCTCAGATAAGTGATCAGACACCAGTTCTCAGTGAACATCACTCATTACTGATAACAGTACACAATAGAATAAACCACACAACCAAATGACAACAGGCCTAGTAAATACACTTTGTAGAACTGTAGCCTGTGGATAAGGTTGTTGTTTGTCAAGTTAATTAGGAACACAGAGGAACTGGTCTGTGCagtatcaacacacacacatctcatttGTTCTTTATGATCTGTCCTCAGATCTGTTCTGAGTCCGTGGTCCCATGTAGCCACACCCAGGGCCATCACATCAAGGACAAGTAGGAAGTTGTAAACAGCCAATAATGAACTTCCCATGACAGTCAGGTAAACTGTGTTCTACTACTAAATTGGTGTGATCAAAGTTTTTAAGCACCTTCGTGGCAGAGTAATGGGATCTGATCTCCAGTCTTAGGACTGACTCAGGATCCATGTTTATACAAATGAGATGAACAATACAAATTTAGCtgtaatatatacacacaaaagaaTGGTGGATGAtgcattcagatcctttataaGTTAAAAGTGTTAACACAGTAATGTAataatactccattacaagtgaAAGTCCTGTATGAAAACTACAACTTAAGTAAAAGTCGTTCATCTTAGGAGTAATgagtaactaaagctgtcaaatacactaaatgaacaaacaaagaTACATCCCTCTGAAATATGGTGGGATAGAGGTATGAAGtagcataaaacagaaatacaagtGCCTCAAAAAATAAGTACAGTACTGCATGTAGCAAGTTATTTCCCAGCACTGATAGAAATCAGTTTTTCCTTAGAGGAATATCAGGCAGGTCTTGTGCACTCATTGGATCCATATATCGTTAAGGTACATTTACACGTTCACTCACAAAGTCATGACAGAGAAGTTCTTCTCTAATAATCCTGTAACAGCACCACTTTACACAGATTCTCTCtcaaagctgctgctctgcaattTTTGCCTGTTGTCTCAACTTATGAAAACTGCTCACTGTTATGAGGCTAAAATGATGGTTGTTATGTGAATAAGGTTGTTGTTCGTCAAGTTAATTAGGAACACAGAAGTTGAACTGGTCTGTGCAGTGTCAACACACATCCCATTTTGGATCTGTCCCAAGTCCATGGTCCCATGTACGCCCCAGGGCCATTATATTGaagaaaagaaactgtaaaaactattctgaaatagaaacaaacaataaatacacagtaagtaaacagaaaaaaatgttcaaatgcaaTGTGTGagataattcattcatttcttcagtCTCATACAGTCTTAATTGTCATTTACACAACACTGAGAAGTAGAAGTACTGATGACCTTTTCAAGGGCTACCTGTATAAATCCCACTGTTGGAGAACAATCCATGAGCTGTAGATATCCAGCTTCTTCAGCCATGTGCAGAGCCTTTCCTACAGACTGGCTACATGTCTGTACCTTCATCTTctgagtgttgttttgtgttgtctgtgcaCAGCGTGCAGACCCTCCTCTTCCTGTACATATTTTTAGCTCTGAGATGTTGCTTCATCTCATTATTTCTGCAGGGCTGATGATGGAACAGACTCTTTTCCCCTGTAGATGTGAAGGGAAAACATGTATTGAGAGGCTCCAAAGGATTCAGCTTGAGCTGACATCCAAGCATTGTGCACATGCTGGTGTTGGATAAATGCCTataaactgtcacacacaccactgccaGTACCTTGCCACCCAGCATGTCTGATCGTGATGTGTTGAATCCAGGTTTGGCATTGACAGTCCTGCaaccacctgtttccagtcgaactggacattaaacagactttatcCTGCCTGCTTCCCAGTATAAAGACTGTGTAATGTCCAAGTGGAGCCCATATGAATAGAACAGGTAACTGTGTGGAGATTTCACAGTGAGTGAATGAGCATTGGTGACATTTTCTCCTGCTGCAGACTCTCACttaaacagaacatttccaGTGTGTGAGAACACATCGCACAGATATTCTCCtactgtgtgctgcatgtgtgaaaggaCAGCAACAGAGAACATCCTGACCTGATTCTCCAGTCATTGTCCAGAGTTTAGGCTTTAGGCTTCAGGTCCATATAAATTCAGTGTTAATGCAATTCTCTTTGAGCAGGAGTGAAGACATGGTGCTGCTTAAAGAGTTCAACTGGAAGATCTGAAACGTTTGGGAAAACAAGCTGAACATTAACGATGAAACCAGCACAGACCATGACATGTTAAAACTGTGGGATAAAACTTTAGATTACACACAGTTTTACTGCAGAGCTGAAATGTTACAGCAAATTGGCTGTCACCATCATGGAGGCATAAAAACATGTTCACAGTGTGTGAAAGTGCTGCTGCATCCCTAATTAACTGATTagaagtcaaaataaaaatttggcCTTCCCTCTTCTTACTTTACCTCTGCAGTCTGTGGGCTCAATCAACAGAAGCATTACACAAGCTGAAACcattctgattattattatgttacTGTGCTGATTATGGATCTGAAGTTTAATCTGTGTACTTGCAGTCAGAATGAATGCATGTTTTGCAGTACAGGCCATGGAAGGTGAACAGAAATTTAGTTTCTTTACAAGAAAATTACAGGGCCCCTTTAAtcttatatatatgtatatcacATAATAGCTGGGTCATTCATATCACTTCCCTGTTAATCAGAGACTGGATGAATAAGgtcttgtctctctctgaacTAAACAGAATCAGGAGTTTCTCAGGACATGGGATGACAAAGCTCAGGGAACAGGGAGCCACTACACTTCCCTGCAtattgtgtttgatgtgtgatTGGTGGTCTAAATCAGCAGCTGGTCTGGGGACATATGAGGGGTGATATGTTGAATTCACTGCGAGCACAA
This window harbors:
- the LOC108900534 gene encoding tumor necrosis factor receptor superfamily member 14 isoform X3; amino-acid sequence: MTSRGKPLTAASLLILLMKVFSGSSLTCHPAEYQIGNECCPMCPPGSRVKTDCTEFRSRSCLPCLEGTYMNHPAGLKNCFPCTNCNTGSGLKIKTSCTSTSDTVCEPLEGFYCIDVKDKCCMAAQRHKHCEPGQYISKKGTASTDTECSDCTDGTFSDGTFTSCQPHTQCESINLQLIRPGTATTDAQCGEHSSNMTVTVISVVVSLLLIAAVVIFIKKKCLTGLFSKKSENSPPEVHQPEEAREMAEHQQQQRCYSRD
- the LOC108900534 gene encoding tumor necrosis factor receptor superfamily member 14 isoform X4, with product MVAILLMKVFSGSSLTCHPAEYQIGNECCPMCPPGSRVKTDCTEFRSRSCLPCLEGTYMNHPAGLKNCFPCTNCNTGSGLKIKTSCTSTSDTVCEPLEGFYCIDVKDKCCMAAQRHKHCEPGQYISKKGTASTDTECSDCTDGTFSDGTFTSCQPHTQCESINLQLIRPGTATTDAQCGEHSSNMTVTVISVVVSLLLIAAVVIFIKKKCLTGLFSKKSENSPPEVHQPEEAREMAEHQQQQRCYSRD